GCTCGTGAAGTAAATTGGAAAGAGGTAGCTGATGATTGGCAGCAGGTTTAGATTCTTGTTGTCCAAGTAAAATAAGAACAGGTGTCCAACTTAAAGTAAGAATGCCTGTTCATTTAAATAAGAATATGCACAGTATCTCATCATCCTGCAATACAAACTTTAAATAACGGTGAAATTAATAAAGAAAACTTAAAGCGTATTCATTTAGAGTATCGCCATGCAATCGTACAAACATTTACAGACGCTTTATAATGGCTCAATACCAGACAAAGCAGTTAGAACCTAGGTTGCATGCAGGTGCAAAGATGTTTCCGCGCTGTCTTTTGAGTCTTAACATATTTGATGAGTTTGGGTTTCGGCCTGGGACCGACAAAGACGGTTATTATCAAGGTAACCCAGAATATGCACATTATCCTTTATTTGAAGATGTCCTTGATGATTTTGGAGTGACGGAGGAAGAGCGCCGGAGTTATCAACCAACAGAAATTGCACATCAGGTGAGAGAGTTTCTAGAAAATTCCTATAAAGACTATAAAGCCGTTTCTGCTTTATTAGCTGTAGCTGAAGAAGAAGTTATTTTGTACAGTCCACCTTTACGAAAAGCAACCAGTGCTGTAGGTATAGCGGTCGAGGGTGGTGGCTATTACCATGTGCATGGAGTATCTGAAGATGAAACTGCTGAGGCAGCAGATGACGATCATGAAGAAGATCTATGGTTTATTTTAATGCAAGCTTGTACAGAAGAAGACTACACTTATTTAGAAAACCTATGCCTCGAATATTGTGATTTATGGGAAAAGTTTTGGGATGTTCAAATAGAAAGCTCAAAATCAATCCTGAAACAAAATTTAGCTTAAGAACAGGTCAAATAATCAACTCAAACATATATAACAGTCCCAAAGGTTGAAAAAGAAAGCTCAACAATATGGAAATTGGAAAAGACTTTTAACGTTTAATTGAACAATTTTTGAATAATGAAGTGATATTTGGCTATATTTTAAAAATATCTAAAGTTAAAAAACCCCAAAAACTTAAAGTTTTTGGGGTTTGTATTTGGTGGGCCCACACAGACTCGAACTGTGGACCAACGGATTATGAGTCCGCTGCTCTAACCGACTGAGCTATAGGCCCTATAATCAGAAAAGCTTTTAATCTCAAGGCTTTTCAGTGCCTGCAATACTAATCAATTTTTTTATTAAACACAAGTATTTTTCAAAAGTAGCAGCAGTAGACCTGAAAAATATTTTGCTATATTGTTAATTATCACAAGCGATAGGGATTCTAGCTTATGAGCACTTCACGAGTAAAGCTAACTAAGTCATTTATCGATCAACTTGAACTCACACCGGCTATTTATCGTGACAGTGAGATTATTGGCTTTGCTATTCGTGTAAATAACTCTTATAAAACTTACATTGTGGAAAAGAAAGTAAAAGGGAAATCAATTCGTTGTAAATTAGGGGATTACGAAAAAATTACTCTTGAAGACGCCCGTATACTTGCACAGCAGAAGTTAAAAGAGTTAACTGACTCAAACTCTTTAAGCATTAAAAATAATAAAATATTAAAAAATAGTTTAAATGAGAAAATTGACCAGCCTTATCTCAAAGAAGCTTTCCAAGTATATATAAATCACCACGAGTTAAAAGAAAGGACATTAGCCGACTATAGAGAAGTTATAGAAAAATATTTAATAGACTTAAGTGAACTTAAACTGATTGATATTACTGAACAGATGATTGAAGAAAAGTATATTCAGTTATCTCAGTATAGTTATGCAAAAGCTAATTTATCTATGCGTGTACTTAGAGCGGTCTATCGTTTTTCAATTATGTATTACCAAAATAAAAATTGTGAAGTAATTATACCAAGGATAAACCCGGTTAATTTGTTAAAGAAGAAACAGCTCTGGGAAGAAATTCCACCTCGAAGAAACTATATCGATGTGGATAATCTAACCAAGTGGGTGCAAGCAATTATTGAATATAAAGGTAGGGGACAGGAAAATGAAACAAATAAGGATTTTTTATTAACACTTATATTAACAGGGCTTTTTAGGAATGAGTGTGAATCTTTACATTGGAAAAATATAGATTTAGAGGAAGGAACTCTTTCTTTTATAAATCCATATAATAATGTGTGCTATAAAATTTATATGGGAAACTTTCTTTGGCATCTGATGAAAAAACGAAGAATACAAAATAAAGGAGAGTGGGTTTTTCCATCTGTAAAATCTGAATCTGGTCATATTATTAATATTTCGAAATTTAGAAAAAAAATTAATGAGCGATGTAATCTTTCTTTTACTTTTCAAGATCTACGTAGAACATTTTATTTTGTGTTAAATCATTTAACTAATAAACCATTAGCGAGCAAAAGAACAGATCAGTATGAAGAAAAGCTGGACGTTAAGAATATTGCTCATGTTCAGGATATACGTAATAGAATGAACAAGGTTGAGCAAATTATTCTTGGTCCCTATCGAGATGAACTTATTAAATCTATCAATATTAACCTATAAAATTTTGTCCTTTCAAAGCTAGAAATAGAACCCGTACAGGGTCAAAAATAGTATAAATTTAAAGTAAGTTTTATGGATAAAACCTAGAATGAAGATTGTTTCTCATTTTCTACAACCTTTTGTAATTGATCAATTTTATACTTGACTAAAACACTTGGAATTTATACAGTAGTAGAGTATTTTTGATAATTATTATTATTGCTTAGTCCTGAAATACAGTAAGAAGCCTATTCATCATGAATAGGCTTTTTGCTTTCTTTAATTTAATCATAGAGTTCTCGTTTTTTATAAAATTAATATAATAAAATCAATAAAATAAGTGTTTTTAATAAATTGAAAAAGATTGTCACGTAATTTTTCATTATGAACAAAACTGATTTAAATAGTACTCAAAGTGAAACATGGCTAAATGCTAAGTTTAACGTTCAATCAATAAGGCATAGGAGTGTCATCATGTTTAAAGCAATGTTTTTCTTCAGTGCAGGTGCGATGTTTGGCTATTGTTATAAGCATTATGATGAAAAAGTTATAGAGTCTAATAAATCTAAATAGCTCCTAAAAAAACCGTCTAAATGGCGGTTTTTTAATGACAATTTTGAGATAAGTTTGCTTGAACAATCTGGACAAGCTCTCTGGCTGCTTTCGATAACGGTTTATCTTGAAGCCAAATGAGATAAATAGATAAAGGCAAATGATTTTTCGTATTTTTAAAATCTAATTGAACTAAGTGGCCTTGTTCAATCTTTTCTTTTACCAAAGATAAGGGAAAATTTCCCCATCCTAAGCCAGCTTCGACCATATTAATTGCTGTTTGTAAGCTATTCGTTTTCCAGTACATTGCTCCAATGATTGAACGTGAGTCTTCCATATCCAGCTCACTACTTGCGACCACAATTTGCCGAATATTAATTAACTCTTCAATCGTGTTTAACTTATTCTGTTCTTTTAAAAACGGATGATGAGCAGAGATCGTAGCAATAACTGTTTCTGTCATTACTAATTGTAAGCTTTCACGCATTTTTATATTGAGGTTTGAACCTGCAAGGCAAAGGCTAATATTTTCTGTATAAAGTAAATTTAGAATATCATCTTGAGGAGCTGTAATAATTTCTAGGTTAAGAAGAGGAAACTTCTCTGCTAGTTGCTTTATGGCTTTAAAAAGTAATTCAGTATTCGCATCTGAAACCACACCTATTTTTAATTTACTTTCAAGACCAAGTGAAAGTTCATAAGCATGCGTAGCTAATAGCCTAAGCTGTTCAGCAATAATACGGGCTTGAGGTTCCAATGCTAAAGCCGCCGCGATAGGAATAACTTTGCGGTGTGTACGTTCAAATAAGTGGTAACCAAGTTCTGCTTCAATATTGGCAATTGCCATACTCACTGCTGATGGCACTCGATTTAACTTTCGTGCCGCGGCCGAGAAAGATCCAGTATCTAATACAGTTAAG
The window above is part of the Acinetobacter baumannii genome. Proteins encoded here:
- a CDS encoding LysR family transcriptional regulator; protein product: MNFNSENIELFLTVLDTGSFSAAARKLNRVPSAVSMAIANIEAELGYHLFERTHRKVIPIAAALALEPQARIIAEQLRLLATHAYELSLGLESKLKIGVVSDANTELLFKAIKQLAEKFPLLNLEIITAPQDDILNLLYTENISLCLAGSNLNIKMRESLQLVMTETVIATISAHHPFLKEQNKLNTIEELINIRQIVVASSELDMEDSRSIIGAMYWKTNSLQTAINMVEAGLGWGNFPLSLVKEKIEQGHLVQLDFKNTKNHLPLSIYLIWLQDKPLSKAARELVQIVQANLSQNCH
- a CDS encoding integrase family protein, translated to MSTSRVKLTKSFIDQLELTPAIYRDSEIIGFAIRVNNSYKTYIVEKKVKGKSIRCKLGDYEKITLEDARILAQQKLKELTDSNSLSIKNNKILKNSLNEKIDQPYLKEAFQVYINHHELKERTLADYREVIEKYLIDLSELKLIDITEQMIEEKYIQLSQYSYAKANLSMRVLRAVYRFSIMYYQNKNCEVIIPRINPVNLLKKKQLWEEIPPRRNYIDVDNLTKWVQAIIEYKGRGQENETNKDFLLTLILTGLFRNECESLHWKNIDLEEGTLSFINPYNNVCYKIYMGNFLWHLMKKRRIQNKGEWVFPSVKSESGHIINISKFRKKINERCNLSFTFQDLRRTFYFVLNHLTNKPLASKRTDQYEEKLDVKNIAHVQDIRNRMNKVEQIILGPYRDELIKSININL